GGACGAACAGTCGCAAGTGGGGGTCGTGATAAAACCCTCCGCCTTTGGGATGTCGCTATCGGTGAACAACGCAGAACTTTCACTGGACATACGGGAGTTATTTTTACTGTTGCCTTCAGTCCCGATGGATTAACCCTCGCAAGTGGGGGTGAAGATCAAATAATCCGTCTCTGGGATACAGGCACAGGTGAACAACATACGACAATCAAAGGGCATACAGCATCTATCAAAAGTGTTGCTTTCAGCCCGGATGGAACAATACTCGCAAGTGGTAGTAGAGACGGCACAGTCCGCTTGTGGGACCTAAAAAAATGAACACAACGGAATTAAATCCGAATCTAACCGCAGCACCACAAGAAGTAGGACTATCAGCAAAACGGCTTGCGTGTGTCTCTACAACTACACAGAAGTTCATCAACGAAGAGCGACTCGCTGGTGCGGTCACAGTCGTGGCGCGACGCGGTAAAATAGCACACTTTGAAACACAGGGCATGATGGACATTGAATCGGCTAAACCGATGCAAAAGGATACCATCTTCCGCATCTATTCAATGACCAAACCAATTGCTGCCGTGGCAATAATGATGCTCTATGAGGACGGAAAACTACAACTGGATGCCCCAGCTTCGGTCTATATACCCGAATTAGGAGGATTAAAGGTTACCAAGGATCCTGATGCTGAGACACTCGGACTCGTTGAAGTGGACCGGGAAATGGCAGTTCTCGACCTGATGCGGCATACTGCCGGACTGCCCGGTGCTGCTCGATATATGGCTGGAAAAACGGCAATTGATGAACGTTACCGAGAAGTCGGTCTGCACCGTTTACATGTCTGCAATCTACAAGAGATGGTTGAGAGGCTCGGTAAGATCCCGTTGTTGTATCAACCCGGATCGAAATGGCACTATAGTATCGCTGCAGATGTTTTGGGTAGACTCGTTGAGGTAATTTCCGGTCAGTCTTTCGATGTGTTCTTAGCTGAACGGATCTTTCAACCGTTGGGTATGGTGGATACTGGATTCTACGTTCCGTCAGAGAAGATCGACCAGTTCGCTGGGATGTACGGTCCAAAACCCGGGGGAGGCTTGCAGGCTGTTGATGCACCAGAAGGTGGAACCGGTCATATCTCCGAAACCAGTTTTAAACGGAACCCGAAATTCTTATCCGCCGGTGGCGGTTTGGTCTCTACCGCTGCCGATTTTTCCAAGTTTTGCCTGATGCTCTCATGCAAAGGTGCGCTCGACAGAAAACGACTGATGAAAGCCGAGTCTGTTGAATTGATGACCTCCAATCATCTACCGGAGCATTTGATACCGCTCGACAAAAAACCTGAAGCACGTTATGCAGGACTCGGTTTCGGATTGGGTGTCTCGGTTCGAGTACAACAGACCGATTGGATACCTGCCTCTCAAATTCGTGAATACGGATGGATTGGTGGTGCAAGCACCGAATTCTGGATTTCACCGCGAGATGAATTAGTAGCAATCACGCTCGCGCAGCACCTCCCTTTTTCAGAGCTGAGCGAAAAAATTAAACCACTCGTCTACGGTGCAATTTTGAAAGAATAATTCTCAGTAACTTTTTTAACTAATACCAATTCTAATTGATAATTCCTCTTAAAAGGTTGACTATTTTTCAGCGATGCTCGGTGCGGTTAGAAACCGCACCTACCGGGTGTGGTGTGAGTGGGTTCGGTTAATGCGAGATAAACTTTTAGAAATGGTATAACAACTGGCACCTAATAACCTATAACCACTAAAATGATTATCAAAAATACGCCAGAGCATATAAGCACGGATCAGATCGTGCTGTTCCCATTTGATGACTATAGTCTTCCATTCCAACACGGTGTCCGTTTACAACTTGTGCCTTATAGAGCCGGTGTCGATCAGACGCAGATTGTGGTCCATCCTGGTCCGCCTGGGACCCCGGACTGTTCCCGTGTTATCTATTACGGGTCTGTCCATTGTGTCGGCGACGAATTCTGGATGTGGTATCTCGGACAAGGTGAGGATGATCATTGGCATCATCGGGTCTGTTTCGCAAAAAGTCGAGATGGATACAACTGGGAAAAGCCAGAACTTGGACTCGTAGAATACAACGGCTCTACCCGAAACAATCTCGTTGATATTCAAGGTGGACAATATCATATTCAGGCATGTGTCGTGTATTATGAACCCGATGACCCGGATCCTACACGTCGGTTCAAAGCCATCATTGAGACCTCCAAGTATACCCCAAAATTCGCAGCCATGTTTAGTGAGGATGGACTCCAATGGCACGAAGCCGAACGGCATCCGAATCCACCCTCCTGTGAGATGTCTGGTATTACGAAGTTCAACGGTTGCTATTACCTAAGTGCCCACGGCGGCAGTCATACAGGTCCAACACGGCAGATGGTAGTATATACTTCTTACGATTTTGAACATTGGATGGAAGCCTCGTGCTTAGGTTTCAGGCGTGGTAATATCCCACCACGATCTATAGTATACGGTGCGCACCAAGGTGAGCAGGTCCATCTCGGTGCAGCCCTCTGGAACCGTGGGAATGTAATCCTCGGTCTCTACGGACAGTGGCACGGACCTGAAAATAACGATCGTCGGCACGTGACGATGGACCTCGGCTTAGTTGTCAGCAACGATGCACTCCACTATCGGGAACCAATTCCCGATTTTCAGATGGTAGAAGCAGCAGAGGACGACTTTGAGCATCTACCGACACCGATGAATTTCAAACACGCCGCACTTATGCAAGGACAAGGTTTTGAGAACATCGGCGACGAGACGCTCTTCTGGTATGCTCCTTGGCCAGAGCAGCTTAGCAACGGGGTCAGGATTGCGACGTGGAAACGTGATCAACTCGGTTATCTTCAGGCAGCAGAAATGACACGAAAAACGGCACAGCCACGACACGTAATTTCAGCACCTATTGACCTTGAAGGGCAACCTTGCACAGTAGCACTGAATGTTGAAGGTTTGTCGGAGCACGCACAGGTTACAGTTGACATCCTGAATGAACGTTTCCAACCCCTTGAAGGGTATTCCGGGGAAGACTGTCTCCCCCTCACCTCAGGATTTCAGCAAATGATAAAGTGGAAACGGAGATCGCGTGTTGAACATCAAGTCGATGCAATCCGAATCCGGCTCAATTACACCGGAATTCGTCCAGAGGACCCGAAGGTCTACGCCATTTACGTGAAAAAAGCACGGATATCTTGATTTCAATCTCAATTTCTGCTAAAATGTAATGGAGACATGGGAGGGAAAAATCATGCTTTTTCTATACAGATTAGACAAACTGCGCTCCGAAGTGCTACTATCAGTCATAGGGTTGATACTTTGCCTAACGGCGTGCGGTCCGAAACCCATTCCCTATTCACAAAACACAGAGGGTTCTGAACCCAGCGAAGTCGCTGTCGCACACTACAATTGGGGAATGGCTTATGCTGATCAAGGCAATTTGGCACAAGCTATTACTGAACTCACGTTGGCGATTCGGAACGAACCGGGGTGGGTAATGCCGTTTTTCACGTTGGGTGTTATCTATGGAAACCAAGGTGAACTTGATAGAGCAATTCAAGCCTGGGAGCGAGCCACGCAACTGGATGCTGATTTCGCAAAAGCGCATTACAATCTTGCTGTTGCCTATTCACATAAGGCAGAGAAAACACTCTCAATCGCTGCCTTGCGTGAGGCGATTCGAGTAGACGAAGCAGCACTTGCCGCTGCGAAAACGGAACCCGCATTCGATCTCATTCGGAACACACCGGAATTCCAAGAATTAGAGCGATCGGCTGAAGAAAAGGATTCGCAAGACTGACACCGCACCGGTCAAGATATGGCACGTTACACAACCCTTTCATCTTCAGAACTCGCACACATCGTAGCGCAATACCCGATCGGTACACCACTGAAACTTGAGGAAATGCTCGGTGGGTTCGGCAACAGCAACTTCAAATTGACAACTACAGCAGGTGAGTTCCTGTTGAAAATTTGCGATGAAAAAGATCCAGCAGAACTCCAGATGCAAATCTCCTTGTTGCAGCATCTCTGTGAACACGCATATCCAACAGTCTATCCGATTCTGACAAAAGACCTGAGACCCCTCACGCACGAGACAGTTGGCAGCGTGATGCTCTACCCATTCCTACAAGGCGAGCAACCCCAATCTTCGCCGGCTACCCTTGAGCAGATAGGTGAAGCACTGGCAAAATTGCACCGCATCCCCCCAATTGATGGACTCCCGCGCTTCCCTATGGGCATCTCACAGATGGTTCCCTTTTTCAAGGAAGTTCAAGGTACACAGTTTGCGACACATCCATTTGTTGAATTGCTGAAATCGCAGTTAGAGTCCATGAAACCTCAACTCAATGCGTCGCTTCCAATGGGGCTTCTACACGGTGACCTTTTTTTGGATAACACGCTCTTCAATGAAGATCAGATGGTAGCGATCCTTGACTTTGAAGAAGGGTGTTATGATGTGCTCCTAATTGATGTCGGGATGACTATCATTGGGTGTTGTTACACGCCGGAGCATGCGTTGAATCTTAAGGCGGCACACCGATTTTTAGACGCTTACAATGCTGTGCGTCCGTTGACAGAACGTGAATGGAAGCATCTGGACTGCTTCGTTCATTATGCCGCCCTCTCTATAGCGTTCTGGCGATTTAGACAATTTAATATCCGCCGACCGGATGCACACCGCGCCGATACATATCAGGAGATGCTAACGCGCAGCGAACAGTGGATGATAGCAAATAGCAGATAGCGGATAGCGAAGAGGACGTTTGGTCACGCTGCGCGTCTTTGCTAATTGCTAAAAGCCAATAGCCAATATGTCTTTAATACGATTGGAACACATCACTAAATTGTACGATCCAGACCTAATTCTGGACGATATATCGGTCTCAATTGAGCATGGAGATCGACTTGGGTTAATTGGTCGTAACGGAACTGGAAAAACAACGTTAATTAAAATTATCAATGGTATGCTTGCCAATTTTAAAGGTAAAGTTGTTGCTGCGAAGGGATTGCGTATCGGATACCTTAGTCAAGAACCCGAACTCGCCCGTGATTGTACCTTAAGGCAGGAGATGCTCAAAGTCTTTGAGAAACGGCGCGCCCTTGAAGATAAGATGCTCCTGTTGGCAGAAGAGATGGAGGCGCAGGAATCTCCAACCCTCCTTGCACAGTACGCCCAAATTCAGGAACAGCATGAGCGACTTGGCGGTTATGATTACGAGCATCAGATTAACCGTATTCTTGGTGGCTTAGGTTTCAGCGAACTCGATTTCAACCTTCCAATCGGTGTCCTGAGTGGAGGTCAGAAAAGTCGGGCAACCCTTGCCAAGCTCCTCCTTGAGCAGCCAGACCTCCTCCTTTTTGATGAACCGACGAATCACCTTGACATCAACGGTATTGAATGGCTCGAAAATTATCTCAATAACGAATACGCCGGTGCAGTCCTCGTTGTTTCTCACGATCGCTATTTTTTGGACAAGGTTGTCCGAAAAATTTGGGAACTCGAAGAACATAAGATAAAAATTTATCGTGGGAACTATTCCAAATACATTGAAACCAAAAGAGTTGAACAATTAGTCGGTGAGCGCGCCTTCAAAAAACAGCAAGCATTTATCGCACACGAAGAAGATTTTATTCACCGGAACATCGCAGGACAACGTACACGAGAGGCACAAGGCAGACGAAAAAAACTTGCACGGTTAGAGAGGGTCGAGAAACCGAAACGCGAGGCACCCACCTTCAAACTGACTTTTACACCTGAAGCGCGCGGTGGAAACGATATTCTCCGATGCCAAAACGTTAGCAAAGCCTTTGGCGATAAAGTCATCTTTACGAACTTGAATTTTGAGGTGTACCGCCGTGACATTGTCGGAATTATCGGGGCAAACGGCACCGGAAAGACGACACTATTCCGCATGGTTTTAGGCGAGGAACTGCCTACACAGGGCGAAATGTGGGTCGGACCCACGCTCAAATTTGGACACTATGCCCAAGAATTGGAAGGACTCAACCCAAATAATGAAATCATTGACGAAATCTGGGAGTTGTGTCCGCAGCAGACCCAAGGAGAAATCCGCAGCTTCCTCGGCAAATTCTTGTTTTCTGGCGATGATGTCTTCAAACGGATTGGGAACCTCAGCGGCGGCGAGCAGAGCCGTGTATTACTCGCGAAATTACTATTAGAGAACGCGAACGTTTTACTTCTTGATGAACCGACGAACCATCTTGATATTCCAGCACGTGAGGCTCTCGAGGCAGCACTGGCAGAATATCCCGCAACGCTTTTCATTATTTCTCACGATCGATATCTCTTGAGTAACCTTGCAACCAAGCTACTGATTTTTGACGGGAACCCCGGCGGAACCGCTAATCTCTTTGAAGGCAATTATGCTGAGTACGCGACACAGCAGCAACAGGCACTCCAAGAAGATCAGCCATTACCTGAAGAAGTTCAAGAATCAAAACCCGCACAGCCTTCTCAACCGAGACGTAAGTCGAAGTCCAAGCGCAAGCGGAAGATAAAGGCACAACGTCTGGTCGGAAGTAACTAAATTATTGGACACTTTTCGCGCCCCGGACCCAGTTGACTTCAACGGAAACCACCATGAAACGTAGTGGAATGGTGACCAGATTTAATAGTTTAAAAGATTTAATTTGACATTCCAGGAAAATTAATGTATAATTATTATATCCTATACGACATAAATAATATCCGATATGAGAGATATTATTTTTATCGTATGTTTTGACTTATACATTATTTTACCAATATCAACTTTCAACAGCAAGTTTGACTTGCGAGTGCCGCCAGAAATGTCTAAAGATCAGGAATTCCATAGTGATATTGACCTTATAATGCGTGTGATGCGTCATGCGCAGGCTGCTGTCAAATCCAGATTTATTCAGGATATCGTTCCGAATCGTCTGACGATCGTCCAGTTTAATGCCCTACAACATCTGCATTGGTATGGGCACGAGGCTGGGATGTCAGTCAGTGAGTTAGGTGAGCATTTAGGGCTTGCCCATAACACAACGTCTGGCTTGGTGAGTCGTCTCGAACGACACGGCTGGGTCGTCCGTCGGAGGTGCGACCAAGATCGGAGACGCTCTCGGATTAAACTCACACCGAAGTCTGAGGAGCTCTTCCGTGAGTCCGTAAAACACGCGACAAACTTTTGGCAGCGCACATTTGGGCAGCTCTCCACGCAGGAGCAGGAAAACTTGATTGACGGCTTAAAACGGTTGAAACAGGTAATGGCGAAGCCAGTCTGGCCAAGTTATGCACAACTGCACCCACGTGATGCCGATCATCTGAAGGAACGGTTTGAAGCCGATTTGGACGAACTCGCACAGGCAAAGCTCAAACTTGTCGGAATGCGGTTGATTCTCGCACGGATTGCCGAGAAACGAGATGAACATGAACTCGCGGCGTACCTGAATCAGGCTGCTTCCGAAGAAATACGCCATACGAATCAACTATTGGTCCTCCTCGGTCACGGTGAAAATTTCAAGACCCTCCTCTCGACACTCGTCCATGAAGACAGAGTCGTCTATGAGGAACTCTTAGCCTTGCTTGAAACTGCACCCTACACCGAGGATGATGAAGAATTAACGCTTTTACAACAGATGGTTCAAGATAACCAAAGATATAGACGTTGGTTTCGCAGTGTCCACAAACAAACGAATCAGTGACTTCTATTTTGTCAACAGCCATCAACGTTTCTGGTTTTGTCAAGCACCCGTCTTGAAAAAACGAGACTTTTTCCCGGCTGATGACGCTTAAGAGGAGAATATGCAGTCCCAAAGCTCTGAGAAAGTTCCACTAGACTGTTACGATGATACTGAGTTAATTGAGCAATTTCAAAACGGCGATAACGCTGCGTTTGACGCGCTCTTTACCCGCTACCAAAAACGCACCTATCGACTCGTACAACGTTTCGTCTCTAACCCTGAAGATGCCTCAGATTTGACGCAGGATGCCTTCATTCGGGCATATCAGGGATTGGGAGATTTCAAGAGTCAGTGCCAGTTTTACAGTTGGCTTTACCGCATTACGGTCAATCTCTGTATTGACTTCTTGCGGAAGAAATCAAGATCGGAAGTGCTCCTGTACGACTCCGATGAATCTGGCGAGTTGCCGATGGCAAATATCGCCGATCCGCGCTCAGAGTCCCCAGCAAAAGCGGTTGAGAATAAAGAGTTGAGAGCGCACATCCGAAAAGCCGTCCGACGACTCCCACCAAAGCAACGCCAAATCTTCATTTTGCGACACTGGAACGGGTTGTCGCTTAAAGATATAGCTGCTACTGTTGGTAGATCCGATGGAACGGTTAAGGCGCATCTGCTTCATGCACATCGTAACCTCCGCAAACATCTCCGTCCCTATCTACGGGAGACAGACTTCTAATTGGGTAGGTGCGGTTTTCCAACCGCACCAAAACTCGGCGGAACGGTTTACGCGCTCTCAACCTCGCTGGTAAAGAGTGCCTCAATGAAATCTGTCCCCGCAAAGTCTCGTAAGTCGTCAATCTTCTCACCTATCCCGATGAGTTTGACGGGTGCCCCAATTTCGGCGTTCACCCCAATAACTATCCCACCTTTTGCGGTGCCATCCAGTTTTGTAACCGCTACACCTGTAATTGGCACAGCGTCGTTGAAAATCTTCGCTTGCATTAACGCGTTTTGACCGACTGTTCCATCGACGACAAGTAACACTTCATGCGGTGCGCCTGCGTGGGCTTTCGCCATAACACGACCAATTTTCGAGAGTTCATCCATAAGCGGTTTTTTGGTATGCAATCTGCCAGCGGTGTCGACGATTAACACATCAGCATTCCGATGTTTTGCTGCGTGAATCGCGTCGAACACAACTGAGGCGGGTTCGGCACTATCTCCGCCACGAATGAGTTCCGCACCGGCACGTTCACACCAAATCGCGAGTTGATCTTCCGCTGCCGCCCGAAATGTATCGCCCGCAGCGACAACCACACGGTGTCCATCCGTAATAAACCGGCTCGCGAGTTTTCCGATCGTTGTTGTCTTGCCTGCACCATTTACACCAAGCACTAAAATTGTATACGGCTTTTCGGCTTCTATTTCCAGCGGTACATCCTCACCAAGCAGCTTCAAAATTTCTGATTTCAGCACCGATTCTAACGCTGAAGAATCGCTTAACCCTTCTGCTTCCACCCGTTCTCTGACGTTATCCATTAGGGTCAGAGTGGTATCAACACCTACATCCGACTGGATTAAAATCTCCTCAATCTCTTCCATCAAATCTTCGTCAATTCTTCTTCCAACGCGGAGGAGTCCTGACAACTGAGACAAGAGTTGGTTTCGTGTTTTCGTCAACCCAGATTTGAGTCGATTAAACCAATTTTCCTGTTCGTCTCCGGCATCAGATTCAACTTCGTCTTTATCACGACCTTTAAATAGATTTCTTAGCATTATCTCTCCTTTTTTACTACTCATCAGACTTCAGCAGTTAGCCAGAGAACACTGCGGATATTCAAACAATGACAACTGCGACACGATCTACTGACAGCCGACTGCTGATAGCCAATTGCTATTCTTATGATACAGTAACAGGGGGTGGAAAGGCAAACAAAAAACAGTATGTTTCACGAAAAAAGTCGTTATTTCAGTTGATAGTGATTTGCTACTGATAGTGATTTGCTACAACCCCTCTCTTAACTTATAACTTATAATTTATAACCACTTTACAAATTTCCTTGCAATACTTGCCATTTTGTCGTAAATTAAAGGATATTGTAAACACACATTCCTAAGCGCACGTTTATTTAGGTATTTAGAAATTCTACAGAATCCATTGGTTTTATACCTATAAATTGAGGAATTAATCATGAAAATCCAAACACGACACCAATTGCTACTTAATCTCGCAGTGATGGCCACACTGTGTCTATTCTTTACCGCCTGCACCAGTGAAAAGGCTTTGGAGGAGCTTGTTCAAACATCGGAAGAGGAGACGACAGCGATAGATCCCGCTGAACCTACAGATGAAGAACTGGCTGCTCCGCTGCCGGGGCTCCCTGAAGATGTGGCGGGTTACACACAGTGGTTAAAACTAAATGCCGAACCTATACCACCTGTTCCTCGTGGCGACCCGCACAACGGCGATAAAAATGTTTATGTCAACAAAACACGAGAAACGATTGCGCCCAATGGCGAACAGCAGTTTCCGTATCCTGATGGGAGTATTGTTGTAAAAGAGGCATATCGTCCCGGTAAGGATTATGTCGGACTCATCGCAATTATGCGAAAAAAAGCGGGTGTGAATCCTGATCATAACGATTGGGAGTTCATCGAGTATACGCGGAACGCACCGGATGCCGAATTCGGGGTCATAGCTAAAGATGGCGTCTGTTGGGGATGCCACGCCCGAGTCGAAGATATTGATTATGTTTTTACAGAACTTGAATAAAGAATAAGGAGGTCCTTTTGAATCCACATTACAGTGAGGTCGTGAAGTATGCCAACGACGCTCTGTTATTAACAAATCCCTTAGGTATGAAAGCGGATACAGTCAAGAAGTCATTTCTACTGCTCGCTCTTGTAGTTGGTGTTACAATGTGCCTCTTTTTACCCAAGGCAGCAGAAGCACGTCCTGAATTTGCCACTGAGCTTGGCAAAGAGTGTAGTTTCTGCCACATTGACCCGGCTGGCGGTGGTCCCCGAAATCGCGTTGGCGAAATCTTTGAGGAGAACTATTTTGAGTTCCCTGAAGATTTTGATATGGAAGCCGTAACCGAAGAAGCAAAAGAGATTGTCAAGCAGCTCACGACTTCGCTTGATTTGCAAACTGCATTTATCAAAACAACACATGTCGACGAGGGAGAGAACGCGATTGCTGGCTGCAATTCGTGCCACTCTTCGATTGATAGATTTCTTCTTATGCAAGCAGAGGTCACCTTCAACGCACAAGCCTCTGAACACGTCCGACTCACGCTTTCCAATAACGCGGGGACGACAATGAATGCATTTGCAACAGTAGATGCTATTCCAAAACATCTCTATGTCAAAGTCGGACAGTTCCGACTTCCGTTTGCTATCAAACAGAAGGACCACAACATCCTCGTTCGACAGGGCTATGGACTCGGTTCTAACAAACGGGATGTCGGGGTTGAACTTGGTGGCACCGCAGGAAGACTTTTTTACAATGCCGCCTTCTTTAACGCCGACAATGCCACGGCAACAGGCGGACTTGGTACAGTCGGTGCCCAACTCGGACCGATTCGAGCGGGTGTCTCTGGTATATTTGAAAAGCCGGGCGAAGACTGGGAACGGCTCATCGGGGCGTTTCTTACCGCCTCCTTTGCTGGATTGAGCCTTGAAGGCGAATTCAATTTTGGAAACAGTGGCGAAGTTGCCTCTTTCGCACCCGATGCCGTTGATTCAAAAGGATACTATGTCGGCGCAAGGTACCGACTCCTCCCGCAACTCACGCTCTCCGGTCGATACGGCCTCTTTGATCCGGATAGAACGGTTAAGGGAGACGCGAGCCAACGAGTGACACTCACCGCCCAATACAACTTTATAGAAAACGGGGCAATCTCTCTATTTTACTGGGCGAATCTTGCGAACCCAGACCGCAGTCCTGATGATACCATCTCTGATAAAGGCACGTTAAGACAACTCCAAGGCACCGATCAGATTATTTTGATGTCACACTTCTGGTTCTAACCGTTGTCTGGATCTGTCCCTGTTTGTAATAGACAGGATTTGTGAGTTAATGGTTTTACCTTCATATAATTTTGTAAGGACGGATTGCAGTATCCGTCCTTATGTGTTCATATTTACACATAACGCCACTCAAAGACACCTTGTTTATCTTTGGCACATTCTGGCGAGATTTGGAAACCCATCTGGACTTGACTTCCCTACTTTAAGCACTAAAAAAAATAAAACTCGGTTGGCATAAAAATTGCTACTGTAGAAATTGCGAAATTAAAAAATATCAAAAAATAATCTGTCGCTTTTCCGAGAGGGTATTTTCATGGTAGCTAAACTTTCCAAGGACTTTCTAATCGGTGTGATTGGGCTAATGGCGCTAATCCTTGTTGCCTGTATTTTCTACATTGTACAGGATAACATGACTGCGCGAACACGTTATAGTGTCAAGACCTTCACGCCGCAAGGAGAGGTGCCACAATGGGTCGATTTTTCGATTACGTTTTCAGAGGTGATCGTTGATAAGTCACGCGTCGGCACCGAAATCCCAGCCGAAGCGTTTCGGTTTACGCCAGCTGTTCAAGGCACAGCACGCTGGGTCGCACGCGATAGAATCGGATTTTTCTTAGATGCACCTTTGGCACCCGCCGCACAGTATACTGTTCAACTCACACCCGACCTGAACCCATCTGAAACATTTTTACTCACCGGACAAAAAGATTTCAAATTCGCGACTGAGCCTTTCACAATAGAGCAGACACGCATGGAATTTACCACAAATGAGGCACGTGAACAGGCAACAGGGTTTGGTACGATAGCGTTCAACTACCCTGTAACGACAGCTGATTTAAAAGCACATCTCTCTATTGAATTGGATGATGGAACAGAAATCCCGTATCAGATTGAGACCAACGCTGCTACGGCACGGACAGTTCGATTCAAAACACAACGGATAAAACGCGGCAGTGCCGACCGAGAAATAAAAGTTAAGATTGAAAGAGGATTTAAATGCACAGGCGGACAAATCGGTCTTGAGAAAGCACATGTCACGCCTGTTATGCTTCGAGGTATAGGAACACTCGGGGTAACATATTCGGACGTTTGGGAAAGTGACGGCACGCCATATATTTCAGTCAGTTTCAGCGCACCTGTACTTGGTGATACCGTCGAACCCTATCTGGAACTTACACCGGCAGTAGCGTATCAAGTCGTCGCTGATTATCGGAATATAGAAATCCACGGCGATTTCAAGCGGCGCACAACCTATACGCTGAAAATTCGGCGCGGTCTGACAGCGCGAAATGATGCCGTTTTGAAACAAGACTATATGACAAGGCTGAGAATCCCGGATATTCGACCGCAGCTTCGATTCCTGGGGGACGGTTTCTTTCTTGCACGGGAAGGGCAATTAAACCTCGGACTCACAACGATTAACATTGAGCGCGTAAAACTTGATATCGAAAAAGTTTTTGCGAATAACCTTGTCTATGTCTCAAAATTAGAGAGGTGGAGTCGCTGGAGCCGGAACTTGGGTAAACCTATTCATACGGAAGTACTTGACATTCCATCGCAGTTGAACCAGGAGGTGACGGTACCGATCTCCTTGGAAGACTATCTGTCAGACGAACATGTCGGTATCTTTAAAGTTGTGGCGCGGAACGCGCAGCGGGAATGGGACAGTGCACATCAATGGGTACTCGTTACGGATTTGGGCATCACTGCCAAACGCGCTGGGGATAGCCTATCCGTTTGGGTAAAATCTCTTGCTACCGGCGCAGCAGTGCC
This is a stretch of genomic DNA from Candidatus Poribacteria bacterium. It encodes these proteins:
- a CDS encoding cytochrome P460 family protein; translation: MKIQTRHQLLLNLAVMATLCLFFTACTSEKALEELVQTSEEETTAIDPAEPTDEELAAPLPGLPEDVAGYTQWLKLNAEPIPPVPRGDPHNGDKNVYVNKTRETIAPNGEQQFPYPDGSIVVKEAYRPGKDYVGLIAIMRKKAGVNPDHNDWEFIEYTRNAPDAEFGVIAKDGVCWGCHARVEDIDYVFTELE
- the ftsY gene encoding signal recognition particle-docking protein FtsY; its protein translation is MLRNLFKGRDKDEVESDAGDEQENWFNRLKSGLTKTRNQLLSQLSGLLRVGRRIDEDLMEEIEEILIQSDVGVDTTLTLMDNVRERVEAEGLSDSSALESVLKSEILKLLGEDVPLEIEAEKPYTILVLGVNGAGKTTTIGKLASRFITDGHRVVVAAGDTFRAAAEDQLAIWCERAGAELIRGGDSAEPASVVFDAIHAAKHRNADVLIVDTAGRLHTKKPLMDELSKIGRVMAKAHAGAPHEVLLVVDGTVGQNALMQAKIFNDAVPITGVAVTKLDGTAKGGIVIGVNAEIGAPVKLIGIGEKIDDLRDFAGTDFIEALFTSEVESA